In a single window of the Trichoderma breve strain T069 chromosome 6, whole genome shotgun sequence genome:
- a CDS encoding protein kinase domain-containing protein: MSNSPFHPPTSIPHDGFNPPSTARSENLNLTPSSSCPSEIRPDAQRNAPAFVPDDELALAANPPLPPISFQATTIAPSPPIQSTPFEDAGHRASPSIYHRESPTGHTSLSPIRIPTPLNHKSSSSSIRLLTRTPSLKAALAHSIGSASGTSSVISSPMITAMGDVTPLPSPLLSGESPGPWRRLAVGSVSPPQHRSLLSSVGEDLPTMGAPVGPMKNQNASASSSRRKAYASLTESNEASQTLPKPAQQHLPQSESQPHTRNRSLSEYTQPDPTAIPKRIVSVSGPHAKPDTQGPQMRREQNLAESRGLSPNVAKPPTPPPSESSRDSTDAAATSRYEYFEAFDRHDRKRRRWRSVRTVGQGTFSRVVLATSQMDQPKHLSADLGSTTMTDPPLDRKTLVAIKVCEHGPQGGASEERVEMSLKRELEIMQSIRHPSLVNLMAWSIEPTRAILVLTYCPGGDLFDVATAHRKLLTPPLMRRIFAELVGAVKYLHEQMIVHRDIKLENVLVNLTPNELADPSVDWTTYPHSVIALADLGLSRRIAEDEKLETRCGSEDYAAPEVIMGQPYDGRATDAWSLGVLLYALLESRLPFDPPPGMNDSHRMRSRKSHRIARGEWRWIEYGERGLLDAMNITEGLLKRARSRWTLQQVLATQWVQGGIAVDGGIRFREEAGGAEVC, encoded by the exons aTGAGCAATTCTCCTTTTCACCCGCCAACCTCGATACcccatgatggcttcaatccCCCCTCGACGGCAAGATCTGAGAATCTAAACTTAACCCCAAGCTCGAGCTGTCCGTCCGAGATTCGACCCGACGCCCAACGCAACGCACCAGCTTTTGTTCCAGATGACGAGTTAGCCTTAGCAGCCAATCCTCCGCTGCCTCCTATCAGCTTCCAGGCTACAACCATTGCTCCATCGCCTCCAATTCAGTCTACTCCATTTGAAGATGCCGGCCATCGAG cttctccttcaatcTACCACCGCGAATCTCCCACTGGCCATACAAGTCTCTCACCCATTCGCATCCCTACGCCCTTGAATCACAAGTCGTCTTCTAGCAGCATACGCCTTCTGACGCGAACCCCGAGTCTCAAAGCCGCTCTCGCGCATTCAATTGGATCTGCTAGCGGTACTAGCAGTGTTATTTCAAGTCCCATGATTACAGCAATGGGCGACGTGACGCCATTGCCGAGTCCACTCTTATCAGGAGAATCCCCTGGACCGTGGCGGAGGCTGGCAGTGGGCTCTGTGTCCCCGCCTCAACACCGAAGTCTATTGAGCAGTGTTGGAGAGGATTTGCCTACTATGGGGGCTCCAGTTGGTCCAATGAAGAACCAGAATGcctcagcctcttcctcaAGGCGCAAGGCATATGCCAGCCTAACAGAAAGCAACGAGGCTAGCCAAACTTTACCCAAACCCGCACAACAACATCTGCCTCAATCTGAATCTCAACCTCACACAAGGAACCGGAGCCTCAGCGAATATACTCAGCCGGATCCCACAGCCATTCCAAAGAGAATTGTCTCCGTGTCTGGGCCTCATGCCAAGCCTGATACTCAAGGTCCCCAGATGAGGAGAGAACAAAACCTAGCAGAGTCCCGCGGCCTGTCTCCCAACGTTGCGAAGCCGCCGACGCCTCCTCCTAGCGAGAGTTCCAGGGACTCGACCGACGCCGCCGCAACCTCACGATACGAGTATTTTGAAGCCTTTGACCGGCATGATCGAAAACGTAGGCGCTGGCGCTCAGTGCGAACTGTGGGTCAGGGCACATTTAGCAGAGTCGTATTGGCTACCAGTCAGATGGATCAGCCTAAGCATCTCTCTGCCGATTTAGGAAGTACAACCATGACTGATCCCCCACTTGATCGGAAAACATTGGTTGCCATCAAGGTTTGCGAGCATGGTCCTCAGGGGGGAGCCAGTGAAGAGCGTGTTGAGATGAGTCTCAAGCGAGAGTTGGAAATCATGCAGAGCATTCGTCATCCTAGCCTGGTTAACCTCATGGCGTGGAGCATAGAACCTACCAGGGCCATTCTTGTCCTGACCTATTGTCCTGGAGGAGACCTGTTTGATGTTGCTACAGCCCACCGAAAGCTCTTGACACCGCCTTTGATGAGACGAATCTTTGCCGAATTGGTCGGTGCTGTGAAATATCTCCATGAGCAAATGATTGTTCATCGCGATATCAAGCTAGAGA ACGTCCTTGTCAATCTTACACCCAACGAACTTGCAGATCCATCAGTCGATTGGACGACATACCCGCATTCAGTAATAGCATTGGCTGACCTGGGCCTATCAAGACGGATTGCAGAGgacgagaagctcgagaCACGCTGCGGATCTGAAGATTATGCTGCTCCAGAGGTTATCATGGGCCAACCTTACGACGGTCGTGCTACCGACGCATGGTCGCTTGGTGTGCTACTCTATGCCCTGCTCGAATCTCGACTCCCGTTTGATCCTCCTCCGGGGATGAACGACTCTCATAGGATGCGTAGTCGAAAGAGCCACCGGATAGCAAGAGGCGAATGGCGTTGGATCGAGTatggcg AGAGGGGTTTACTGGACGCCATGAATATCACAGAGGGTCTTCTCAAGCGTGCGCGAAGTCGCTGGACATTACAGCAAGTATTGGCCACGCAATGGGTGCAAGGCGGCATCGCCGTTGATGGTGGCATCCGCttcagagaagaagctggaggggcTGAAGTGTGCTGA
- a CDS encoding lipase (class 3) domain-containing protein produces MDRWNNHSNFLEDSGRMRTATSHNKRQYLENYNTYIAPRLHTLEGNFQIWANILAAIHLPGTNGTQHADINLNLNPQHPEYDTTYRLTDTRVSVLAAGCVWHYLEPVNNPAARAILLFRGTATHPAEYRDRKGRLNVEPAGAWADGNFKSVASFSYRVIKDRVFNWMNEQTTKGRDITAVGYSLGGCLAMRALKHYAEEKRPRWENSELYAFSAPGLDTKAAAEFTELFQGHHTQLHTYWHVDDLVPVTGHYPITTPKAYSRIGPDGVVLPRIGVLHTHLLLFISVLEGWDVALAYPVAETPHEPNAPNIKRKIIGFMRRLPVSDSRYMAVSTSVDEPDNLAEEGAGNTARMDSLSARSRSKKQRVDRSQAISARFQLSAATLSSASFRLDPNLDGSPSYGDEETWAV; encoded by the exons ATGGATCGTTGGAATAATCACAGCAACTTCCTCGAGGACTCCGGGAGGATGAGAACAGCTACCTCTCATAACAAACGCCAATATCTAGAAAACTATAATACCTATATCGCACCAAGACTCCATACACTTGAAGGTAACTTCCAGATCTGGGCAAATATTCTAGCAGCGATTCATCTTCCCGGAACAAACGGCACCCAACACGCAGACATCAACCTAAACCTCAACCCACAACATCCCGAATACGATACCACGTACAGGCTCACAGACACGCGAGTGTCCGTCCTCGCTGCGGGTTGTGTATGGCACTACCTCGAGCCCGTCAACAATCCCGCCGCCAGAGCAATACTGCTCTTCCGAGGGACTGCAACACATCCAGCTGAATACCGTGATCGAAAGGGACGTCTCAACGTTGAACCAGCTGGCGCCTGGGCTGATGGAAACTTCAAAAGCGTCGCATCGTTTAGCTATAGGGTGATCAAAGACAGAGTGTTTAATTGGATGAACGAACAGACTACCAAGGGAAGGGATATCACTGCGGTAGGATACAGTCTTGGAGGATGTTTAGCGATGCGTGCACTTAAACATTACGCTGAGGAGAAACGTCCGCGATGGGAAAACTCCGAGTTATATGCTTTCAGCGCTCCTGGCTTAGACACaaaggctgcagcagagTTCACAGAATTGTTTCAAGGTCACCACACTCAGCTGCATACATATTGGCACGTCGACGATCTGGTACCCGTCACCGGGCATTACCCTATAACAACACCAAAAGCATACAGCCGCATTGGTCCAGATGGTGTTGTTCTTCCCAGAATCGGCGTTCTGCACACACATCTACTTCTTTTTATATCCGTTCTAGAAGGTTGGGATGTGGCTCTCGCGTACCCTGTAGCAGAAACACCTCACGAACCAAACGCTCCGAATATAAAGCGCAAAATCATTGGCTTTATGAGACGGCTTCC GGTCTCCGACAGCCGGTACATGGCTGTTTCAACATCGGTTGATGAACCGGACAACCTTGCGGAAGAGGGAGCTGGAAACACAGCTCGCATGGACTCGCTGTCGGCTCGCTCGCGCAGCAAAAAGCAACGGGTGGATCGCTCCCAGGCCATCTCGGCAAGGTTCCAGCTTTCGGCGGCAACTTTGAGCTCCGCTT CCTTCCGGTTAGATCCAAATCTCGACGGCTCTCCATCATACGGCGACGAAGAGACATGGGCTGTCTGA